A window of the Halococcus agarilyticus genome harbors these coding sequences:
- a CDS encoding MFS transporter, with protein sequence MSRSFTSRLVSVSNPREVWLITVAHAVNEFYSVALPPILPLLVNDFAITYGEAGALLTVFFATYSIFQLPAGMLADRIGQRWLLAGGMIVLAAGILVAASAQGYWTLVVAEVIAGIGGSTYHPSGMSIISDLESGATEGKAMGIHGLGGVVGTALAPALVGGLAALFDWRLALTVSAGVGVVYAVVFLAVFQPESRSDGDAPVEPDGGTDERTASQTTEGASGRLAGLADLISVPLEPWVAVLFLANLAIATELGAVRTFATSFLVEQAGTTAGVANAIFFVLLVGAGVSSLAAGSLADSMDRRALGFGALAVSTVALGLTAIVPLVPIVLFGWFFLLGVAMWAALPAMNAITSQYSERGFSGSLFGVMLTAGSLGGALGPLLFGVAAERFGLGAAFPLVAVVSAGGAVAFLGMYRI encoded by the coding sequence ATGTCGCGATCGTTCACCTCACGTCTGGTTTCGGTGTCGAATCCCCGTGAGGTGTGGCTCATCACGGTCGCCCACGCCGTCAACGAGTTCTACAGCGTCGCGCTCCCGCCGATCCTGCCGCTGTTGGTGAACGACTTCGCGATCACCTACGGGGAGGCCGGAGCGCTGCTGACCGTCTTCTTCGCCACCTACTCGATCTTTCAGTTGCCCGCGGGCATGCTCGCGGATCGGATCGGCCAACGGTGGCTCCTCGCGGGCGGGATGATCGTGCTCGCGGCCGGCATCCTCGTCGCGGCGAGCGCACAGGGGTACTGGACCCTCGTCGTCGCCGAGGTGATCGCCGGCATCGGCGGCAGCACCTACCACCCATCGGGGATGTCGATCATCAGCGATCTGGAGAGCGGGGCCACCGAGGGCAAGGCGATGGGCATTCACGGACTCGGCGGGGTCGTCGGCACCGCTCTCGCCCCGGCGCTCGTCGGTGGTCTCGCCGCGCTGTTCGACTGGCGGCTCGCGCTCACGGTCAGCGCGGGCGTCGGGGTCGTCTACGCGGTGGTGTTTCTGGCCGTCTTCCAACCCGAGAGTCGCTCGGACGGCGATGCTCCGGTCGAACCCGACGGCGGAACCGACGAACGGACCGCCTCGCAGACGACCGAGGGGGCCAGCGGACGGCTGGCCGGTCTCGCCGACCTGATCTCGGTGCCGCTCGAACCCTGGGTCGCGGTGCTGTTCCTCGCCAACCTCGCAATCGCCACGGAACTCGGGGCAGTCCGGACGTTCGCGACGTCGTTCCTCGTCGAGCAGGCGGGCACGACCGCCGGCGTCGCCAACGCGATCTTCTTCGTGCTGCTCGTCGGCGCTGGTGTTTCCTCGCTCGCCGCCGGCTCCCTCGCCGATAGCATGGACCGGCGGGCCCTCGGGTTCGGTGCGCTCGCGGTCTCCACAGTTGCATTGGGTCTGACCGCGATCGTTCCGCTGGTCCCGATCGTGCTGTTCGGATGGTTTTTCCTCCTCGGCGTCGCGATGTGGGCCGCCCTGCCCGCGATGAACGCGATCACCTCCCAGTACTCCGAGCGCGGGTTCAGCGGGAGCCTCTTCGGCGTGATGTTGACGGCGGGATCGCTCGGCGGTGCACTCGGACCCCTGCTGTTCGGCGTCGCCGCCGAACGGTTCGGCCTCGGCGCGGCGTTCCCGCTCGTCGCGGTCGTCAGCGCGGGCGGTGCGGTCGCCTTCCTCGGGATGTATCGGATCTGA